A stretch of the Mycobacteroides immunogenum genome encodes the following:
- the dctA gene encoding C4-dicarboxylate transporter DctA, with protein MPTASEVPERQTVRTATKPPWYRSLFTQLLVAIAAGVVIGWQWPEFGADLRPLADGFIKLIKMVIAPIIFCTVVLGIAHVGDLKSVGRIGVKALIYFEAVTTFALLFGLLVGNLAKPGAGFHINADTLATGADAIAKKTNNGELPHTVEFLLGIIPSSIVSAFAENALLQVLFFAVLFGLALAKFGESGPPVVLEFIDHLSHIFFTIIGWIMRLAPLGALGAMAYIVGQYGIGSLSSYGKLIAACYAAALLFIGVLAVIARIFAGVNLWKFVVYIKDELFLALGTASTEVVLPRIMTKLNYAGCSKTTTGLVIPTGYSFNLDGATLYLSICVLFLAQALGVDLTLGEQITAVLVLMLTSKGMAGVPGSSFLALSATVSAIGHGAIPVAAVALLLGSDRMMDSMRVSVNLLGNCVATLVVANWERQLDKETALLP; from the coding sequence ATGCCGACGGCGAGCGAGGTACCCGAGCGCCAGACAGTACGCACGGCGACCAAACCGCCCTGGTATCGCTCGCTATTCACCCAGCTGCTGGTGGCGATCGCCGCGGGCGTGGTCATCGGCTGGCAATGGCCCGAGTTCGGCGCCGACCTGCGCCCCCTGGCCGACGGATTCATCAAGCTGATCAAGATGGTGATCGCCCCGATCATCTTCTGCACGGTGGTGCTCGGTATCGCCCATGTCGGAGACCTCAAGTCCGTCGGCCGCATCGGGGTCAAGGCACTGATCTACTTCGAGGCGGTGACCACCTTCGCGCTGCTGTTCGGCCTGCTGGTGGGCAATCTCGCCAAACCGGGAGCGGGATTTCACATCAACGCGGACACCCTGGCGACGGGGGCCGATGCCATCGCGAAGAAGACCAACAACGGCGAGCTGCCCCATACCGTCGAGTTCCTGCTCGGCATCATCCCCTCCTCGATCGTCTCGGCCTTCGCCGAGAACGCCTTGCTGCAAGTGTTGTTCTTCGCGGTGCTGTTCGGCCTGGCACTGGCCAAGTTCGGAGAATCCGGGCCACCAGTGGTCCTCGAGTTCATCGACCACCTCAGTCACATCTTCTTCACCATCATCGGGTGGATCATGCGGCTGGCACCGCTGGGCGCACTCGGGGCGATGGCCTACATCGTGGGTCAATACGGCATCGGCTCGTTGAGTAGCTACGGCAAGCTCATCGCCGCATGTTATGCGGCGGCACTGCTGTTCATCGGCGTGCTGGCGGTGATCGCGCGGATCTTCGCGGGAGTAAATCTCTGGAAATTCGTCGTCTACATCAAAGATGAACTGTTTCTGGCGCTCGGCACGGCCTCCACCGAAGTGGTGTTGCCGCGCATCATGACCAAGCTCAATTACGCGGGCTGTTCCAAGACGACCACCGGACTGGTCATTCCCACCGGATACTCCTTCAATCTCGACGGAGCCACCCTGTACCTGTCGATCTGTGTGCTGTTCCTCGCGCAGGCACTCGGGGTCGACCTGACCCTCGGGGAACAGATCACCGCCGTGCTGGTGCTGATGCTGACCTCCAAAGGCATGGCAGGCGTGCCTGGTTCGTCATTCCTTGCCCTGTCCGCAACCGTCAGCGCCATCGGTCATGGCGCCATTCCGGTGGCAGCCGTCGCGCTGTTGCTGGGTTCGGATCGGATGATGGATTCGATGCGTGTCTCGGTGAACCTGCTGGGCAATTGCGTGGCGACGCTGGTGGTAGCCAACTGGGAACGCCAACTCGACAAAGAAACGGCTCTATTGCCATGA
- a CDS encoding ISL3 family transposase, translating into MRATTLLNRVLDLPKTTVRDVECGDKVTVWVRPQQRVMSCPHCDFRTRHRYDTRMVDSAWRHLDLSGRVCVLKLRRRRLRCPEHGVLAESVPFARPGSGFTRDFEDLAVWLAAKCDKKTVSTFCRVTWRTVGAMCSRVVAEKLDPDRLAGLVDIGVDEISWRKHHKYLTLVSDHDTGTIVWGAPGKKAATLDAFFTAALPADGAKKIEAVSMDLGPAFAKSVRAHAPQAVICFDPFHVVKLATDALDDVRRQVWQSARKLSDKQIAKTYKGARWALLKNPESLTDTQKATLAQLKREGGALVRAYELKESLRAVFAGDLDADTVTDMLGKWCSWAQRCRIPQFVKVGRTINKHLDGIQAAVERGLANGRHEGLNNKVRLIIRRAYGFHNAENALAMIMLVCGPVTLELPYHT; encoded by the coding sequence GTGCGCGCGACCACTTTACTCAACCGTGTCCTCGACCTGCCGAAGACCACGGTCCGCGACGTCGAGTGCGGCGACAAGGTGACGGTGTGGGTGCGCCCGCAACAGCGGGTGATGTCCTGTCCGCATTGCGATTTCCGTACCCGGCACCGCTACGACACACGGATGGTGGATTCGGCGTGGCGGCACCTGGACCTCAGTGGGCGGGTATGTGTGCTCAAACTGCGGCGACGTCGGTTGCGCTGCCCCGAGCACGGTGTCCTGGCCGAGTCAGTGCCGTTCGCGCGGCCGGGATCGGGGTTCACCCGCGACTTCGAGGACCTTGCGGTCTGGCTGGCCGCCAAGTGTGACAAGAAGACGGTGTCGACGTTCTGCCGCGTCACGTGGCGCACCGTCGGGGCGATGTGTTCGCGCGTCGTGGCCGAGAAACTGGACCCCGACCGGCTGGCCGGGCTGGTCGACATCGGCGTCGATGAGATCTCCTGGCGCAAGCACCACAAGTATTTGACTTTGGTGTCCGACCACGACACCGGCACAATCGTGTGGGGTGCGCCGGGCAAGAAGGCAGCCACTCTCGACGCGTTCTTCACCGCGGCCCTACCCGCCGATGGCGCGAAGAAGATCGAGGCCGTGTCGATGGACCTCGGGCCGGCATTCGCGAAATCCGTTCGCGCACATGCCCCGCAGGCGGTGATCTGCTTCGATCCGTTCCATGTCGTCAAACTAGCCACCGACGCCCTCGACGACGTTCGCCGTCAGGTATGGCAGTCCGCGCGCAAACTGTCGGACAAGCAGATCGCCAAAACCTACAAGGGAGCCCGCTGGGCGCTGCTGAAGAACCCCGAATCCCTCACCGACACACAGAAAGCCACCCTCGCCCAGCTCAAACGCGAGGGCGGCGCACTGGTCCGCGCCTACGAACTGAAGGAATCGCTGCGGGCGGTGTTCGCCGGGGATCTTGACGCCGACACCGTCACCGACATGCTCGGGAAATGGTGCTCATGGGCGCAGCGGTGCCGGATCCCGCAGTTCGTCAAGGTCGGCCGAACCATCAACAAACACCTCGATGGCATCCAAGCCGCGGTGGAGCGCGGACTGGCCAACGGCCGCCACGAAGGGCTCAACAACAAGGTCCGGTTGATCATCCGCAGGGCCTACGGCTTCCACAACGCCGAGAACGCGCTCGCCATGATCATGCTCGTCTGCGGACCGGTGACCCTCGAACTCCCATACCACACATGA
- a CDS encoding DUF6986 family protein, whose product MGAVSAPSPSNPADAGGPGWLAPIAELLALADAELKCAYPEDRGEPQPIHTVYASAASADTRLPRQWGASALALAEHHEQTLSALDVHGVLPRVKEQLATAPIQDLRLDFEDGYGWREDSAEDADARKAGRVLRALSIDANPPAALGIRIKGLTSLHLRRSVRTLELVLDGASGVPRGFVTTIPKFRTLTQVEAALRLFDELERVHGLPNGSLRFELQIESPQAVLGADGTATLAKAIHVARERLTGLHYGTYDYSAACGIAAEHQSLEHPVADHAKAVMLAAAAQTGVWVCDGSTQVAPDGPAEQQAAALTRHHRLVTRALERGYWQGWDMHPGHLITRWLATYGFHRRALTVAGPRIVAYLQRQGGAVVDEPATAQALAAGVLRGLDCGAYSPDDVVAIAPGCDRAVLDQLVQRTTTGDTDQQ is encoded by the coding sequence ATGGGAGCCGTGTCAGCACCATCCCCATCGAACCCAGCAGATGCCGGTGGCCCCGGCTGGCTCGCTCCTATCGCGGAACTACTGGCCCTCGCGGATGCCGAGCTGAAGTGCGCCTACCCCGAAGACCGCGGTGAACCGCAGCCCATCCACACCGTGTACGCCAGTGCGGCTTCGGCCGACACCCGGCTACCGCGACAATGGGGCGCATCGGCCCTCGCGCTGGCCGAGCACCACGAGCAGACACTGTCGGCGCTTGACGTCCATGGCGTCCTCCCCCGCGTCAAGGAACAGCTTGCTACCGCGCCCATTCAGGATCTGCGACTCGATTTCGAGGATGGCTACGGCTGGCGCGAGGACAGCGCCGAAGACGCCGACGCACGCAAGGCCGGGCGCGTGTTACGCGCGCTGTCTATCGACGCGAATCCACCTGCGGCACTGGGTATCCGCATCAAGGGCCTCACCTCGCTGCACCTGCGGCGCAGCGTGCGCACACTGGAGCTGGTGCTCGACGGCGCGTCCGGAGTGCCGCGAGGATTCGTGACCACCATCCCGAAATTCCGGACGCTGACTCAAGTCGAGGCCGCACTCCGGCTGTTCGACGAGCTCGAGCGAGTACACGGATTACCTAACGGCTCACTGCGTTTCGAGCTTCAGATCGAGAGCCCGCAGGCGGTGCTGGGCGCTGACGGCACGGCCACCCTGGCCAAGGCCATCCACGTGGCCCGCGAGCGCCTGACGGGACTGCATTACGGCACATATGACTACAGCGCGGCCTGCGGGATCGCCGCCGAACATCAATCGCTGGAGCATCCGGTGGCCGACCATGCCAAGGCCGTGATGCTGGCGGCGGCGGCACAAACCGGAGTGTGGGTGTGCGACGGCTCCACCCAGGTGGCCCCCGATGGCCCGGCGGAACAGCAGGCCGCCGCACTGACCCGCCATCACCGGCTGGTGACCCGCGCCCTGGAGCGCGGCTACTGGCAGGGCTGGGACATGCACCCGGGACATCTGATCACCCGATGGCTGGCCACCTACGGATTCCATCGGCGCGCGCTGACGGTAGCCGGCCCCCGCATCGTCGCCTACCTGCAGCGACAGGGAGGCGCCGTCGTCGACGAACCGGCGACGGCCCAGGCATTGGCCGCCGGGGTTCTGCGCGGTCTGGACTGCGGCGCCTATTCCCCCGACGACGTGGTCGCCATCGCGCCCGGATGCGACCGGGCGGTACTGGACCAACTCGTGCAACGCACCACAACAGGAGATACCGACCAGCAATGA
- the alc gene encoding allantoicase translates to MTGNTPTGLPDFTMLPDLALRPLGAAVIWANDDLFAEKENLIKPGPADYRPATFGHKGQVYDGWETRRRRDPAGEPGHDAAIVRLGVPGVIAGVVVDTAWFKGNYPPEISVDAAEIEGYPPAAEIARDTAWHSIVDRTKVYGDSRNAFDVDSQRRWTHVRLTMYPDGGVARLRVHGRGLPDPRFLNAGQFDLAAIENGGLVTDCSNRFYSSPQNLLFPGVARVMGDGWETARRRDDANDWVQVRLAGEGLIRIAEIDTSYFVGNSPGAAALRGLTAQGDWVPLLPRTPLQPDTRHRFLLDDRQPVTEVRLDIYPDGGLSRLRLFGDLTTAAMDSLRGR, encoded by the coding sequence ATGACCGGCAACACACCCACCGGGCTGCCAGATTTCACCATGCTGCCCGACTTGGCGCTGCGCCCCCTGGGCGCAGCGGTGATCTGGGCCAACGACGACTTATTCGCCGAGAAGGAGAACCTGATCAAACCCGGGCCGGCCGACTATCGGCCCGCGACCTTCGGGCACAAGGGACAGGTCTATGACGGATGGGAGACCCGGCGCCGGCGTGACCCCGCGGGCGAACCGGGCCATGACGCCGCGATAGTCCGGCTGGGTGTGCCCGGGGTGATAGCGGGCGTCGTCGTCGACACCGCATGGTTCAAGGGCAACTACCCGCCGGAGATCTCGGTGGACGCCGCAGAGATCGAGGGATACCCACCGGCCGCGGAAATAGCCCGAGATACCGCCTGGCACAGCATTGTTGACCGTACAAAGGTCTACGGCGACAGCCGCAATGCCTTCGATGTCGATTCGCAACGGCGCTGGACGCACGTGCGGCTGACCATGTATCCCGACGGCGGTGTGGCACGGCTTCGCGTCCACGGCCGCGGGCTGCCCGACCCACGGTTCCTCAACGCCGGGCAGTTCGATCTGGCGGCCATCGAGAACGGAGGCTTGGTCACCGACTGCTCCAATCGGTTCTACAGCTCGCCCCAGAATCTGCTGTTTCCGGGTGTCGCCCGGGTCATGGGTGACGGATGGGAAACCGCGCGGCGCCGCGACGACGCCAACGACTGGGTCCAGGTGCGGCTTGCCGGGGAGGGATTGATCCGGATCGCCGAAATCGATACCTCCTATTTCGTGGGTAACAGCCCGGGCGCGGCGGCACTGCGGGGCCTGACCGCACAGGGCGACTGGGTGCCACTCCTGCCCCGAACGCCGCTGCAGCCCGATACCCGGCACCGCTTCTTGCTGGATGATCGGCAGCCCGTCACCGAGGTGCGCCTGGACATCTACCCCGACGGCGGGCTGTCACGTCTACGGCTCTTCGGCGACCTCACGACGGCCGCAATGGACTCTCTCCGCGGCCGCTGA
- a CDS encoding alpha/beta fold hydrolase — protein sequence MTEQDKAQSAPAKDATPALDVEGSGVQPPVSPRIRRAFWWLERFAPAIGSRWAVELWCTPPVIESSLRMPPGVPAGEPLEAHWDGHRIAGESWGEGPTVYLVHGWGGQRTHLGIFIKPLLQAGYRVIAFDLPSHNESERGALAPGRTTLIECAHAVAAVIKEHGPAHAVVAHSLGANATTFAASYGAPVGRVVYLAPMGDFPLYLDLFAARHGFGKRIRAGLERQLERRIELTLPETELARVAAAAGHPPLLLIHDPDDPDTPYASSERLAQSWPGARFIATKGLGRLAHFRILRHRPAINAGLEFIGAASD from the coding sequence GTGACCGAACAAGACAAGGCGCAGTCCGCACCGGCCAAGGACGCGACGCCCGCGCTCGACGTGGAGGGCTCCGGCGTTCAACCCCCGGTTTCCCCGCGCATCCGCCGGGCTTTCTGGTGGCTGGAACGCTTCGCACCGGCCATCGGATCACGCTGGGCGGTCGAGCTGTGGTGCACCCCGCCGGTCATCGAGTCGAGTCTTCGCATGCCACCCGGCGTGCCCGCCGGCGAGCCTCTGGAGGCCCATTGGGACGGCCACCGGATTGCGGGTGAGTCGTGGGGCGAGGGACCGACGGTCTACCTGGTCCACGGCTGGGGCGGTCAGCGCACGCACCTCGGGATCTTCATCAAGCCGCTGCTGCAGGCCGGATACCGCGTCATCGCCTTCGACCTGCCCAGCCATAACGAGTCCGAGCGCGGTGCACTGGCACCCGGACGCACCACGCTGATCGAGTGCGCGCACGCAGTGGCTGCCGTCATCAAGGAGCACGGGCCCGCCCACGCGGTGGTGGCCCACTCCCTGGGTGCCAACGCGACCACCTTCGCGGCCTCCTATGGCGCACCGGTGGGCCGCGTGGTGTACCTCGCGCCGATGGGCGATTTCCCCCTCTACCTGGACCTGTTCGCCGCACGCCACGGCTTCGGCAAGCGGATACGCGCCGGACTGGAGCGCCAGCTCGAGCGCCGCATCGAGTTGACGCTGCCCGAAACCGAGTTGGCCCGCGTCGCTGCGGCCGCCGGGCATCCCCCGCTGCTGCTGATCCACGACCCCGACGACCCGGACACGCCGTACGCGTCGAGTGAGCGGCTGGCGCAGTCATGGCCCGGCGCACGTTTCATCGCGACGAAGGGACTCGGCCGCCTGGCACACTTCCGAATCCTGCGGCACCGTCCCGCGATCAACGCCGGCCTGGAATTCATTGGCGCCGCATCGGATTAG
- a CDS encoding SDR family NAD(P)-dependent oxidoreductase, which translates to MRAVRHMINALTKPVRASYPWTPTLASRVRGRTVLITGASSGIGRRLAEQVAAAGAIAVVTARRADELNEVVRVITARGGTAHAVPGDLSTGEGAGAVADEVLERFGAPDILVLNAGRSIMRSLADSEHRLHDYERTVAINYLGGVGLVLRLLPGMRARGSGHIVHSSSIGVLGNLPEFSAYVGSKAAMDAVLRIAGIESRADGVRVTNIHLPLVATDMIAPTDWSQYASLTLEEGVDMVIDAIRRQSREVNNPLGILYRDAYRVAPAIVSRVQNDYYRWYSARGPRADPRPVGAAAIG; encoded by the coding sequence ATGCGGGCCGTCAGGCACATGATCAACGCGCTTACCAAACCGGTCAGGGCGAGTTATCCATGGACGCCGACGCTGGCCTCGCGCGTGCGCGGCCGCACCGTGTTGATCACCGGTGCGTCGAGCGGGATCGGCCGCAGGCTCGCCGAGCAGGTCGCGGCGGCGGGGGCCATCGCCGTCGTCACCGCGCGCCGCGCCGATGAGCTCAACGAGGTGGTGCGCGTCATCACCGCGCGCGGTGGCACGGCCCACGCCGTGCCCGGCGATCTGTCGACAGGTGAGGGTGCGGGTGCGGTCGCCGACGAGGTCCTGGAACGTTTTGGGGCACCGGACATCTTGGTGCTGAACGCGGGCCGGTCGATCATGCGCTCACTGGCCGATTCCGAGCATCGGCTCCACGACTACGAAAGGACGGTCGCGATCAATTATCTCGGCGGTGTCGGCCTGGTACTGCGCCTGCTGCCCGGCATGCGTGCGCGGGGTTCGGGACATATCGTGCACAGCTCATCGATCGGAGTGTTGGGCAATCTGCCCGAATTCTCCGCCTATGTCGGATCGAAGGCGGCCATGGACGCGGTGTTGCGTATCGCGGGCATCGAGAGCCGTGCTGACGGCGTGCGGGTCACCAACATCCATCTGCCGCTGGTCGCGACCGACATGATCGCGCCCACGGATTGGAGCCAATACGCGTCACTGACGCTGGAGGAGGGCGTCGACATGGTCATCGACGCGATCCGGCGGCAGAGCCGTGAGGTGAACAATCCCTTGGGCATCTTGTATCGCGACGCGTATCGCGTGGCACCGGCAATCGTCAGCCGGGTGCAGAACGATTACTACCGCTGGTACTCGGCGCGGGGGCCTAGGGCGGATCCGCGGCCTGTCGGGGCTGCCGCTATCGGCTAA
- a CDS encoding SMI1/KNR4 family protein → MLADQQRALHEKDPRYDLPGARTPTTRTDIRTKERQWGLYLDADHRELLQISDGLHAICGFDDLFSLADSGPGSQNWEDMKAYIQGASLGPEYFGAHSFNQLMPVLGTTGDYVVIIAVAHSYFSDEPGVVFELGGAGAHGVDQYPTLMEAVRSKAESYQKELKDARA, encoded by the coding sequence ATGCTTGCCGACCAACAGCGGGCACTACATGAAAAAGACCCCCGCTATGACCTTCCCGGCGCACGCACACCGACGACCCGCACCGACATCCGCACGAAGGAGCGGCAGTGGGGTCTTTACCTCGACGCCGACCACCGCGAATTGCTCCAAATCTCCGACGGCCTGCACGCCATCTGCGGATTCGACGACTTGTTCTCCCTCGCCGATTCGGGGCCCGGCTCGCAGAACTGGGAAGACATGAAGGCGTATATCCAGGGGGCCTCCCTCGGCCCCGAATACTTCGGTGCGCATTCCTTCAACCAGCTGATGCCCGTCCTCGGGACCACCGGTGACTATGTCGTGATCATCGCCGTCGCGCACTCGTATTTCAGCGATGAGCCGGGCGTGGTGTTCGAACTCGGCGGAGCCGGCGCCCACGGGGTCGACCAATATCCCACCCTGATGGAGGCGGTGCGTAGCAAGGCGGAGTCGTATCAGAAGGAGCTCAAAGATGCGCGCGCGTAG
- a CDS encoding M48 family metallopeptidase → MPDLPTRTYVEFPGISTRAWEHPADRAALQTLRSLKGFDTILKALAALLRERQHRLMYLATAIRVDDRQFSTLNDTLNDCARILDAPEVPELYVIQGPYANAYTIGMDRPFIVLTSGLLDLMNEQELRFIVGHELGHALSGHGVYRTMLLHLMRLAGNLGWMPIGGWALRAVVAALMEWQRKSELSGDRAGMLCGQDVDTAIRVEMKLSGGSRLDEMDTQRFLAQAAEYERTGDMRDGVLKLLNLELQSHPFSVIRAAELSKWIDRGEYGAILGGKYPRRDDDEHADLGSDFRSAARTYRDNFDSSTDPLISALRNFGSTLDGVVNVVGQGVSDVASDVRRRFSEWRSNSEGETRDGT, encoded by the coding sequence ATGCCCGATCTGCCTACTCGTACATACGTTGAGTTTCCCGGAATCAGCACCCGCGCCTGGGAGCACCCCGCCGATCGTGCCGCGCTGCAAACATTGCGCAGCCTCAAGGGGTTCGACACCATCCTCAAGGCGCTGGCAGCACTGCTACGGGAACGTCAGCACCGGCTGATGTACCTGGCCACCGCGATCCGGGTCGACGATCGACAGTTCAGCACGCTGAACGACACCCTCAACGATTGCGCCCGCATTCTGGACGCCCCCGAGGTCCCCGAGCTCTACGTCATCCAGGGGCCATACGCCAACGCGTACACCATCGGGATGGACCGTCCGTTCATCGTGCTCACCTCCGGCTTGTTGGATCTGATGAACGAACAGGAGCTGCGCTTCATCGTCGGCCACGAACTCGGGCATGCCCTCTCCGGACATGGCGTGTACCGCACCATGTTGCTGCACCTGATGCGGTTGGCCGGCAACCTCGGCTGGATGCCGATCGGCGGATGGGCGCTGCGCGCCGTCGTGGCCGCACTCATGGAGTGGCAACGGAAATCCGAGCTGTCCGGGGACCGCGCCGGCATGCTCTGCGGGCAGGATGTGGACACGGCCATCCGCGTCGAGATGAAACTGTCCGGCGGTTCACGGCTGGACGAGATGGATACCCAGCGCTTCCTGGCGCAGGCAGCCGAGTATGAACGCACCGGCGATATGCGCGATGGCGTGCTCAAGCTCCTCAACCTCGAGCTGCAGTCACACCCGTTCTCGGTGATCCGGGCGGCCGAGCTCAGCAAATGGATCGACCGCGGCGAGTACGGCGCGATCCTCGGCGGCAAGTACCCGCGCCGCGATGACGACGAGCACGCCGATCTCGGTTCGGATTTCCGTTCTGCGGCAAGGACATACAGGGACAACTTCGATTCCTCAACCGACCCGTTGATCTCCGCGCTGCGCAACTTCGGATCCACCCTCGACGGTGTGGTGAACGTCGTCGGACAAGGAGTCAGCGACGTCGCCAGCGACGTCCGGCGCCGTTTCTCGGAGTGGCGCAGCAATTCCGAGGGCGAAACACGCGACGGCACCTGA
- a CDS encoding GatB/YqeY domain-containing protein produces MTSTHDPHVLRATMRADLSVAMKSRDSQAVGALRTAIAAIDNAESVDTTADIATNSAHVAGAAMGLGAAEAPRRTLSPAEVRTILQGQIDERTTQAERYEALGQPDAAAKLRGEAQVLAEYL; encoded by the coding sequence ATGACATCCACACACGACCCACACGTGCTGCGCGCCACGATGCGTGCCGACCTCAGTGTCGCCATGAAGTCCCGCGACAGCCAAGCGGTCGGCGCGTTGCGGACGGCGATCGCCGCGATCGACAACGCCGAGTCAGTGGACACCACAGCCGATATCGCCACCAACAGCGCCCATGTCGCCGGTGCCGCGATGGGTCTCGGCGCGGCCGAGGCACCCCGCCGCACGCTCTCCCCCGCCGAAGTCCGCACCATCCTGCAGGGGCAGATCGACGAGCGGACCACGCAAGCCGAGCGCTACGAAGCACTCGGCCAGCCCGACGCCGCCGCGAAACTGCGCGGCGAGGCTCAGGTACTCGCCGAATATCTATAG
- a CDS encoding TetR/AcrR family transcriptional regulator — MTDPRLTLESIVAKAIEIADSDGLSGVSMRKIAEALGVGAMSLYRHVADKDALLVEMTAEVTRRFAYPGEMLGDSDWRARVRVAVEYDFNLYSTHPWVLLAYAVPRNGMQPETLVCFDWLLEAFGHLGVPVPEAAELSFQVWSYSQGVGLGAVGGQLVSPGARTDFSGLSALIEGNVDMPESPRLAALVGLGDLPQVTNPREVIVKGVEILCDGIARRYGAL, encoded by the coding sequence GTGACGGATCCGCGCCTGACATTGGAGTCGATTGTCGCCAAGGCGATCGAGATAGCGGATTCGGACGGTCTGTCCGGCGTTTCGATGCGCAAGATCGCCGAGGCGCTCGGCGTGGGCGCCATGTCCCTGTACCGCCACGTGGCGGACAAGGATGCGCTCCTGGTGGAGATGACCGCCGAGGTGACTCGGCGGTTCGCGTACCCCGGCGAGATGCTGGGCGATTCTGACTGGCGCGCACGGGTGCGTGTCGCCGTGGAGTACGACTTCAATCTGTACAGCACCCATCCCTGGGTGCTGTTGGCGTATGCGGTGCCACGCAATGGAATGCAACCCGAGACCCTGGTGTGTTTCGACTGGCTGCTTGAGGCGTTTGGGCACCTGGGGGTTCCGGTACCCGAGGCCGCCGAGTTGTCGTTCCAAGTGTGGAGTTACTCGCAGGGCGTGGGTCTGGGTGCCGTCGGTGGCCAACTTGTTTCACCAGGGGCCCGCACCGATTTCTCTGGGTTGTCGGCACTCATCGAGGGCAACGTCGACATGCCGGAATCGCCGCGGTTGGCGGCCTTGGTGGGCTTGGGTGACCTGCCTCAGGTGACCAACCCGCGCGAAGTGATCGTCAAGGGCGTCGAGATCCTGTGCGACGGCATCGCGCGACGGTACGGGGCGCTATAG